A single Artemia franciscana unplaced genomic scaffold, ASM3288406v1 PGA_scaffold_828, whole genome shotgun sequence DNA region contains:
- the LOC136042221 gene encoding 52 kDa repressor of the inhibitor of the protein kinase-like codes for MKDDPIMKEVLKKIAGIAQYCSLGIQNELVDICRQLITEKIADKVKSASFFTILVNEKTSISRQEQMAIGLRFLDSKTFQIREEFVEFAVVEDLRGESLGQFILIRIEKLGLDMKLCRGQGYDEVPNMSEHFSGAQAFYLEQISTSQVY; via the coding sequence ATGAAAGACGATCCAATAATGAAAgaggtgttaaaaaaaattgcgggCATTGCTCAGTACTGCAGTCTCGGAATTCAGAATGAACTAGTTGATATTTGTAGACAGCTAATTACTGAAAAGATTGCTGATAAAGTAAAATCGGCTTCTTTTTTCACCATCCTGGTGAACGAGAAAACCAGCATATCAAGGCAGGAACAGATGGCTATAGGGCTTAGATTTTTGGACAGCAAAACTTTTCAGATCAGGGAAGAGTTCGTTGAGTTTGCTGTTGTTGAAGACTTGCGAGGTGAAAGCCTCGGTCAATTTATCCTAATTCGAATTGAGAAACTTGGTCTCGATATGAAACTATGCAGGGGACAAGGGTATGACGAGGTTCCGAACATGAGTGAGCATTTTTCAGGAGCCCAGGCTTTTTATCTCGAACAGATATCCACTAGCCAAGTATATTGA